In Gigantopelta aegis isolate Gae_Host chromosome 6, Gae_host_genome, whole genome shotgun sequence, the following are encoded in one genomic region:
- the LOC121375618 gene encoding leucine-rich repeat protein soc-2-like has translation MARASLLRKFRLRIESEDPLYYGLKKLKIKGKDLQELPDVIFSLQELEVLDLSPERESCLDYKLYEVPRIIGRLVNIRVLMLDTNELKELPAEIALLQQLERLALSNNMLTSLPSGFQNLKNLKSLHAANNDFHEFPTQLVRLQNLEFLDLSDNHIKTLPKGIGKMTSLESLLLFINELTRLPESFCDLVELRCLWLGNNRIRQLPKSFGKLTKLDWGYRYTSSALNGNPMIHPPIEICRMGPEAIDRYMTSLGGSDSKSPTNNSKKSPIYKPPTNKSPTNKSPSNVSNKSSSTVSKGSKGGAVNGY, from the coding sequence atggcgagaGCATCACTTTTGCGGAAATTCAGACTGCGTATTGAATCGGAGGATCCTCTGTACTATGGTTTAAAGAAACTGAAGATTAAAGGAAAGGATCTGCAGGAGCTCCCTGATGTTATATTTAGTCTTCAGGAGCTGGAGGTTTTGGATCTAAGCCCAGAACGAGAGTCTTGTTTGGATTATAAACTATATGAAGTTCCCCGCATCATCGGTAGACTGGTTAACATTCGGGTGCTGATGCTGGACACTAACGAGTTGAAGGAACTTCCGGCGGAAATCGCTCTCCTGCAGCAACTGGAGCGGCTGGCTCTCAGCAACAACATGCTGACGTCACTACCGAGTGGAtttcagaatttaaaaaatctgaaaAGTCTCCACGCTGCCAATAACGATTTCCACGAATTTCCCACACAACTGGTTAGACTTCAAAATCTCGAATTTCTCGATCTCAGTGACAATCATATCAAGACTCTTCCAAAAGGGATTGGGAAAATGACGTCACTAGAGTCGCTTCTGCTCTTCATCAACGAGCTGACCAGACTTCCGGAATCATTCTGCGATCTCGTTGAGCTTAGGTGTTTATGGTTAGGGAACAACAGAATTCGACAGTTGCCCAAAAGCTTCGGCAAGCTGACGAAACTCGACTGGGGGTATCGTTACACGTCTTCTGCTTTGAACGGAAATCCCATGATTCATCCGCCAATAGAAATTTGTCGAATGGGACCGGAAGCCATTGATCggtacatgacgtcattgggCGGAAGTGACAGCAAGTCTCCGACCAACAATTCGAAGAAATCTCCGATTTATAAACCACCGACCAATAAATCTCCAACCAATAAATCTCCGTCCAATGTTTCAAACAAATCGTCGTCCACCGTGTCAAAAGGGTCAAAAGGAGGTGCTGTGAACGGATACTga